A single Agromyces sp. CF514 DNA region contains:
- a CDS encoding NUDIX domain-containing protein codes for MTWPTRATRTVYENPWIRVVEDEVERPDGETGIYGVLEMQHPAVFVVAMTDADEVLLVTVDRHTVGSSIEVPAGGTDGEDALAAAQRELLEETGYAASEWHEIGRMTALNGVARAPETVFLATGLELAGPAGRTQHEEGISQVSAVPWTEVWALVRDGVIDDGESVAALAYAAVHLGRVS; via the coding sequence ATGACCTGGCCCACGCGCGCGACCCGCACCGTCTACGAGAACCCGTGGATCCGGGTCGTCGAAGACGAGGTCGAGCGCCCTGACGGCGAGACCGGCATCTACGGCGTCCTCGAGATGCAGCATCCCGCGGTGTTCGTGGTCGCGATGACCGACGCCGACGAGGTGCTGCTCGTCACCGTCGACCGGCACACGGTCGGCTCGTCGATCGAGGTGCCGGCGGGCGGCACCGACGGTGAAGACGCCCTCGCGGCGGCGCAGCGCGAGCTCCTCGAAGAGACGGGGTACGCGGCATCCGAGTGGCACGAGATCGGGCGCATGACCGCGCTCAACGGCGTCGCGCGCGCGCCCGAGACCGTCTTCCTCGCGACCGGGCTCGAGCTCGCAGGACCCGCAGGGCGCACCCAGCACGAAGAGGGCATCAGCCAGGTGAGCGCCGTGCCATGGACCGAGGTGTGGGCTCTCGTGCGCGACGGCGTCATCGACGACGGCGAGAGCGTCGCCGCACTCGCCTACGCGGCCGTGCATCTGGGCCGGGTGTCGTGA